The genomic interval ACGCATTCGGTGAAATTAAATAATCCCACTTACTCGATTCCTCATGAAAATTCTTCTTATATTTTTCCGTATCCGTGCCAGGCATATGTACTTCTTTCATATCTGCTGCTAATTTCTTCAAAGGTGTTCCATGCCATGTTTGTAAATAAGTAGTGTGCTTGGGCTTTGGAATCCAAAGCGGCAAACGACTATTCGATACCCAAAAGCGGGCACGTGTCATTTTCAAAAGCCAAGGAATCGTAAAACGGGCCACATAAGGAATACCTGCATCCTCAAAGGTTTTGGTATACCGTTTATCCACACTCCAATACATCTTATATTCCGGATGATGGTTTTGCAAATACTCATAAATCGCTCGCGGATTGCAGCTATACTGCTTGCCAAGAAAGCTTTCAAACATCACAAGCTTTCTATCAACAGGCAACACTTTCCCTGCAATGCCGAAAGCGACTTTATATGCATTCGTAAGCATCGTCTTTAGTTTATGCGTCAATGATGCCATATACTATATACTTCTCCTTCCTAAGAAAAGCGTAGGGCGCCTTTCCCTTCCGAAGCAAGGCGCCTGCAGCCAGACAAACAAAACGTGCTGAAATTCCAGAACAATATATTAATCCTTAAAAACCAAATCTACTGCTCTTTCACTTGCTTTTCCATCTTCTAGGCCGCAATATTTGGACCTAAAAGCACGATACTTTGTCTCATATTTCTTATTTATCTCATCTAAATGCAGCACTGCATCGATAATGTCTTCTGTTGTTTTCAATAATGGACCTGGGGCCTCATCTTCAAAGTCGATATAGAACCCTCTCAGATTATCTCGGTAATCATCTAAATCATACGTATAATACAGGATTGGTCTATTCGTATTAGCAAAATCAAACATAACAGAAGAATAATCGGTCATTAATATATCACTAATTAAGTAAAGCTCTTGTATATCAGGATATTTCGATACATTCATCACAAAGTCTCGATACTCTTCTGGAATCGTTAAATTATTGCTAATAACGACGTGCATACGTAACAATAGAATATATTCATCCCCAAGCGCTTGTTTCATCGCTTCTAAATCAAAATTAAGTTCAAACACAAATTTATTGTTTTTCGATGTTTGATTGTCGCGGAACGTTGGCGCATATAAAATCACTTTCTTGTCGCTCGGTAATTTTAATTTACGAACAATCTCCTTCGATAATCCATCGACGTCATCTCGGTAAAACAAATCATTTCTCGGATAACCCACTTCAAGCATTTCTTTCTCATAACGAAAGGCGCTTCTAAATGCTTTTGACGCATATGGGCTAGGTGAAATTAAGTAATCCCATGTTTTCGTCGCATGATGCACTCTATTTAAATATTCATCGTCTCTTCCTTGAATATTTTCAATATCAAATTGCATTTTCTTCAGCGGCGTTCCATGCCACGTTTGAAGATACGTCGTTTCCTTCCGCTTACTTAAGTAAGTTGGGAAGTTTTGATTGTTCACCCAATAGCCCGCTTTTGCTAAATAATAATAATATTCGGGGCTCAATCGCTGAATCCGCTTCGTCTGCTTATCCTTAACTGGTAGATTCTTATTATAAACCCATACTTTTTTATAAGGAGCGTCCCTTTTTAACAGCTCTTCATAAATATATTTTGGACTATCAGAAAACTGTTTTCCAAGTCCACTTTCAAACAGGATTAAATTTTTATCAACCGGAATAACCTTTGACATCACTTTATAAGCTTTTTTCATAATCGGGAAATAATGCTTGCTCTTTCTAAAGCGATTTTTCAACACATTGGAAACAGGGTGATGAACAGCTTTCGCGACTAAGCCCTCTTCTTTTTCAGCTTCCTGAACCGCTTCATATATACGCTCACTTGAATTTAAATCTCGATATTTAATAAAACGATTGGCTCTTTCAATATACTCTTCCTTCATGATGAAATCACTGTTAGCAGACTCTTCAAGCTTCACGAGCAAGTCCTCAAGCTCATTGACGATATCTCCCGGAAGATCTTTATCTAAATTCAAATGTGACGGGCGTTTCCCAATAAACCGGCTTCTATCAAATTGATAATAGATGACAGGTTTGTGTAGAAAACTAAAGTCAAAGGCGACACTTGAATAGTCCGTAATCATAATCGCACTTTCTTTAATCAAACGCTGTACATCCACTTCCCCTTGACTAATGACTTTAACAGGAGCATCTTGGAAATAATGCGTAAACTTTTGCATATTCGGATGCAAGCAAAAGATAATTTCAAACTGATGTGTTTTCGCAAGTGAATGCAAATCAGGATGATGAATCAGCTGTTGATAGCGCTCGAAATATTCACTTTCCAAAAACGCCTCGTCCGATGTAATCCAGTCTCTCCAAGTCGGAATAACTAATAGCTGCTTTTTCACAGCGACATCTTTTTCAAACAGCTTATCAAAACGCGAAAGCCCCGTGACAAACACTTCATTTTCATCATAGCCAAAGTCCGTGACAATCATATCTTTTTCAAAATCAGAGCTCACGAGGAAAATATCCGTATTAAAACCTGAAGACGAATTTTTCCCATAATTGGCGACCATATTCTTCGTCCCCATAACCCCATGCTGAAGAAATACTTTTAACGCCTTCACTTTTCTTTTAAAAGAACCTGTACGGATTGGATATAAATAATCCGGATGATGCGATGAAATGACTCTCGTTGAAATAAGTGTCTTCATAATATGTTCTTTTGATTTGAAATATAAAACATTGCCTAACGGTTCCACATTTTTTGCTTCTGGAGATTCTTTTTCAATCACATAGTAGACTTCTTTGTCAGGGTAGTTCTGTCTCATATGCTTAAAGAAATGATATCCCGTATCCTGTGCTTTATAAGTTCGTTCTCCAACGATCCACACATCATCTTTCTTATGAGCGGCTCGCAGAAGCTTCGACCAACGCATTTTCTTTTTTAAGAAACGATACGTTTCCACAGGAAAGTTGTACACTTCTAACGAAAGATTGGAGGCTTTAAAGGTAAAATAAGGATTAATGACCGCTACTGCATCATTTTTTTGTACAGAATCTTCCTTAATAAATAACTTCACTCTTGTCGTCGGACGGCCAATCCGCACTAATTTCTCTTCTTCTTGATCATGCAGCTCTAAATTTAAATAAAAATCGTATATGTCATCTTCCCATTGATCACTCACTAAATGTTCACGGTCAAACTCCAATACATATTCATAACGATTTAGGCCATACTTCTTTATCGTGGCCTCTTCTTTATGAAGAAAAGAAACATGTGCAGAATATTCCTTCTTATTATTTCTTCCTCTAACAACCCCTTCTCCAGATACAATTCTAGAGTTCTTCGTAAACATTTTTCCTTCGATAACCATCTTATTTGCTTGATTTTGAATTTTATCAATCTGTAACTTAATAGAAGGAGATAGAATGACATTATAAGCAAAGGATATATTCCCTTTTTTCGTTATAATAAATCCGCCTTGTTTCTCTCCCGATTGATGCGCCTGTGTCTGTTGAATAACTGTATTTTGAAAGCGTCCAAAACGAATGAAGTATTCGGCTACTTTCACTCCATTTTCCTCGAAAAACTCCGCTTGCTCTTCAATTCGTTCTAACGTTTTTTCTGCTAATTCTTCAACAGGAACCTGTACTTTGAGATAACAATCGTATATCGTTGGTTCAAGATCTTGAAACTTGTTCAGCAACTCTTCCAAATTAACCTGAAATAGAAAGTTAGGAGTCGGAGCAATTTCTGCAACCTTTATTACATCTTCTTCCTCTCTTCTAGATCTAAACCACAGTTCCTTGGCACAGTAATACTCTTTAGAAAACTCTCCTTGGATTGTAACGTTTTCTTTATCTTGCACAATCGATATATTGTGCTTCAATTTCACTTTAGGTCTTTTCTTATATAGTAAATTTCGAAAAGAACTCCATCTCATAGAAATCACCCATAATTCTTAGTTTAAGTTAGGCTTTTTACGGCTGTTTAGTACCTTTAAAATCATATACGTTTTTTTATTTTTTCTCAATAGTGCTATACTTTTGTGCCATTTGTTTCATTTTATTAGTTTGTACCGTCCTGAGAAAGGGCAGGAGGCGCTCTACTTATTCAAAAAATTCTCGTTTTTCTTCTATAATATGTCCATTTAGACGCGAACTACTTCGCCTCTATTCATCCTATTTTACAAGCTCATTACAAATACGTTACAAAATTAAACATCCCTCATTTCCTTTACATCACATGCTAGAATTAATAGGTTAATAGATTATTATGGATACTCTAGCAATTTTAACGAAATGAGGAGAATGTATGCTGCAAAAGATTCGCAACTATTTTTTCACGCTGCTATTTGTACTCGCTCTGCTGCCTCTTTCAACTTCTATCGCTTCCGCTGCTACTACTTTGCAAGGTGTAGCGTTAGATGGTTCCACGAAGGTGTACGAGCAAACAAACACAAGTTCAACAGTTTTAAAAAGCTATAGTCAAGGAACGATTCTTCGTTACCAAGCATATAGTGACAATTGGTATAAGGCGTCGGTCTATGTAAGTGGCAAAGCCGTTACTGGTTACATCCATCAAGACGATGTTGAAACGGCGACGACATCCCCTGTGTCTGTCTCTGTAATCGGTTTAGATCAACCAACGAACGTATACACTAAAGCTTCAACAAGCTCTGCTACAGTAAAATCATACGCTCAAGGAACGATTCTTAAAATGCAAACCTTCACATCTAAATGGTATGCTGCAACTGTATATGTGAATGGCGAAAAGAAAACAGGCTATATTTATAAAGGCGATGTTGAAAAGATCATTACATCTCCAGAACCTGTTTCTGGAATCGGTTTAAAGCAGCCAACAAACGTCTATGCGAAAGCTTCTACAAGTGCTACTAAGTTAAAGTCTTATGCACAAGGAACGATTCTCAAAATGCAAACTTTCACATCTAAATGGTATGCTGCAACCGTATATGTGAATGGCGAAAAGAAAACAGGCTATATTCACGTCAATGATATTGAGAAAATTTGGACTTCCAAGCAACAACTTTTGGAAGGTGCAGCTTTAAAAAATCCAACCAACGTATATAGTAAAGCATCTACCAATGCTTCTGTATTAAGAAGCTATACGCAAAGTAAAGTGTTAAAATACCGAACATTTTCTGAGAATTGGTATACGGCAACCATATACATATCAGGAACATCAACAACTGGTTACATACATAAAGACGATGTCAAAGGTTTATCTTACTATAACTTAACAGTAGATGAAGCGACAGCAATGCAAGTCAAAGTGAATCCTATGACAGATGAGTCCGGCTCTTGGAAAGCAGCCAATGCAACACAAGTTAAACATTACGTAGATCCAACGAACTTCTTAGCGAATGACACATCTTCCTATCAGTTCTTAGTTCTATCAGACCTCGCAGGCACAAAGGCCACAGAACTTAATAATGCTTTATTAAGTGGAAAAGGCATTCTAGCTAATCAAGGAGAAGCCTTCATTACAGCGGCTAAAACACATGGTGTAAATGAAATTTATTTAATTAGCCATGCCTTGCTTGAAACAGGAAATGGCTACTCTACTCTTTCAAATGGTGTAAAAGTAAGCGAAGTAGACGGCGAAGCGGTTACACCAAAAGTCGTTTATAATATGTTCGGAATCGGTGCTAAAGATGCTTGTGCCCTGCAGTGCGGTTCTGAATACGCCTATAAAGCTGGCTGGACAACTCCTGAAAAAGCGATTATCGGCGGTGCACAGTTCATCGGAAATGGTTATGTAAATGCTGGCCAAGATACACTATATAAAATGCGCTGGAATCCAGCAGGTATGGAGAAATACGGATATGCGACACACCAATATGCAACAGATATTGGCTGGGCTGTTAAACAAACCGATCGAATTGCTAAGATGTATGATGCCCTTTCTACATACAATCTTCAATTAGATGTAACAACGTATCTACCAACTTATTAAACTATGAAAAACGCAAGATTGCCCCGAATAGGACACTCTCCCTATTCGGGGTTTTCTATGTTAAAAGGTGATTTATATTGAATATCCACTAGATACATTATAAAATGGAGGATAAATCCGAACGCATTGTAATATTTGAACAATTGATGTTAAAATTTTGTTGTTTCATTGTAAATATAATAGGTTATAATAAAGTAGGCTTATCTTATCTCTTCTCCACTATGATGGACTTTTTCGTTCATAAATATTCTATTGATTATAGATTGAAACGACCTACGGGAGGAAATAAAACATGAAAAAAGTAATCACATATGGAACCTTTGATTTACTTCATTGGGGACATATTAATTTATTAAAGCGCGCTAGAGAATTAGGCGATTATTTAATCGTTGCGATTTCAACAGATGAATTCAATGCATTAAAAGATAAAAAAGCGTACCATAGCTTCGAAAACCGAAAAATGATTTTAGAATCCATTCGTTACGTTGATAAAGTCATTCCAGAAAACAACTGGGAACAAAAGAAAGAAGATATTATTCGCGAAGGCATTGACATCTTTGTTATGGGAGACGATTGGAAAGGCAAATTCGATGAGTTATCAGAAGTATGTGAAGTCGTATACTTGCCAAGAACAATCGGTATCTCTACTTCCCAAATTAAAGATGATCTTTTGCAAGTTAAATAATGACTAGGGAACTTTTTATAGAAGGATATTTACTTTTCATTAAAGTACTATTCTCTATCTGTAAACTCTTCCCTGTACGAAATAAGATTGCCTTTGTCTCTTCGTTCGGTGATAATTGCCAATTTCTTTTGGATGAAATCAATCAACAAAGCATTCCCATTCAAAAAGTATTGTTAACAAAATCAGGCAGCAATCTTGATGCAAAGGGCGATGGACATACCATCGTCCTTCCGTTTGAAACGAAGAATATCTTTCATATGTTACGGGCTTTTTATCATCTTGCTACGTCGAAATGGGTTGTCATCGATAATTACTTTGGCTTTCTTGCTGCCGTTACCTTCAAACAAGAAGTAACCTGTGTACAAGTATGGCACGCAGCAGGAGCGGTTAAACAGTTTGGTCTGCGCGATCCATCTGTTCAATATCGTTCAGCACGAGCTCAAAAACGTTTTTTAGAGGTGTACCGCCGCTTTCATTACGTGACAACCGGCTCAGAGATTATGGCTGATATCTATAAAGAAAGCTTCCAAGTAGAAGATCGCCAAATTTTACGGACAGGTGTACCGAGAACGGATTTCTTTTTTGATGAACAGGCAAAAGAGCGCTCACGCCGCGCTTTTTACCAAGCGTTCCCAGAGCTAAAAACTAAACGAATTATTCTCTATGCCCCAACCTTTCGCGATGAAGAGTTACATGCCGACACCATTGCGTTAGATTTAGATTTGCTGTATAAAGAGCTGCATGAGAAGGATTATGTTGTTTTATTAAAGCTTCATCCTGCTGTAACAATGAATCAAAATATGACGCAGCAATTTCCTGGCTTTGTGTATCAAATAAAACGTGGATTGCAGATAAACGAGCTATTAGTTATAACCGATTTATTAATTACGGACTATTCTTCGATTCCTTTTGAATTTTCTTTCTTCCAAAAGCCCATGCTCTTTTTTGCTTATGATTTAGAACAATATGCTGAGCGTCGCGGTTTTTGGGAAGATTATACAGAAAGTATGCCCGGTCCTATTGTGTATAATACTGAAGAAATTGTCGAAAAAATCCACTCACATGATTTCATGCTTGAAAAAGTGGCACCATTTAACGAGAAATGGAACACCTATTCCAATGGACAATCGAGTAAACAGCTTATAGACCTTTTACTTTCAGCAGAAATGAAAAAAAATGCCCGTGCATAATGCATGGGCATTTTTCGTATGCTAGTTATAACGTGGTACATCATATTCCGCTGTATAGCTATCGAGCAGTGAATATAACTGCTCAAAAGAGCGTGTTTGTTTAACGGCCCAACCGATATCTGTTGCATATTGATGATACGGAACTCCTTTTGTCACAAGAGCCTCTGGATTCCATCTCATTTCATAGAGCGTATCTTGTCCGGCATAAATATAATTTTCAGCGGCAAATTTTGCTCCTTCAATAATCGCTTTATCTGCCGTTGTCCAACCTTCATTGAACGCACGTCTTGCTCCACATTCAAGCGCACAGTTATCATAAGCGCCAATACCGTACATATTATACACTTTTGCTTCATACGACTTGGCATCATTATCTAGCACAACAATTTCTTTCTCACCATTTTCGTTATAAACAATTTTACCTTTACTATCTTTTTTCGTTTGCACTTTCACCCCTGTTGCTAATCGGGATGTACCGTTCCCCGTTTCAAGAGATGAATGAGAGATTAAGTAAATTTCATTCACATCGTACTTAAACCCAGCTTTTAAATAAGCATTGGCTCGATTTTTTAAAATCCCTTTATTGTATAGAATTTTGTTATTCAACTCATCTTCATTTAAAGCAGAGAACGCAGAAAGCTTCACATATTGATAATATTCCTTCTCGTTTTGATTCGTAAAGCTGTCTGGATTCAAGTAATACTTCGTATCAGTTTTTGAAGCATTCACCCAGCTGGTTAAAATTTTATAATAGTCCGTATCATTAAATGACTTTTCACCTTGAATCGTCACGTTCGTATTCGCTTTTAGATTTCCTAATAAGCGGGATGAAGTCGTAATAATCTCAACTTTATCGACCGTTTTTCCGCTCGTTCCTGTAGAAGCTAGTTTCACACTGCTTTTTGGAACATATGCGCCATATTTCTTATCGGTTTGTGGTGAAGTCGTCATTTGCTTCGTTAAAGCTGTATCCAGTGTAATGTTATGGCTACTGTAGGCAACCGACTTCTTTTTTGATTTCTTCGTTACATTCACTTGAATGCGTGCATCCCCTGTATGGTCATAATAGCGTACTTCAATAATTGCAATACCAGGATCTAGCTTGATTTCTTGGTTAAACGTATACGTTCCGTTTTTCCAATAATCAATCTGTTTTTTGCCGTTTACATATACGCGGATACCGTCATTCGCTCCACCAGAGATAATATAAGTACCACCGCTTAGATTAGTTCGCTTCACAAACTTTGCTGAAAACCCATTGCTTGGAATGCCAGAAGCAGGAGATGTTGTGCCCCACTTATAATTCAACTTACTAGCTGTTTGTTTCACTCGACTTCCTTTTAATTCTTTTTGATCATAAAACGTAACATCCCATTTTCCTAGAGGTGTCACAGTGGAGGCCTCTTTTAAATCAACCTGCAATCTTGCACTGCCACTCTCATTGTAGTACTGCACTTTGATTGTATGCGTTCCCTTCTTCAAGGTCAGGTTTTTCTCAAAGTTTCTCGTACCAGGCTTCCACCCATCCACTTGTTTCTTACCGTCTACATAAATTCTGATGCCATCATTGGCTTTGCCCATCAATATGTACTTCGTGTCTTTTGCCACAACTACTTTCTTTTGATACACGGCAGAATACGTTCCTGCTGGAATCTTTGTATGCGGCGCTTTAGAGCCCCAAGAAGCATTCAACGACTTAACGGACGTACTAACTGGTGTTCCAGTGAAGTTTTTACTTGGGAAAAGTAATCCCGTCCACTGCTCTGTTGATAGTTTCACAGCCACTTTATTGACATCTACTGTAATATAGGCCGTCCCTGTTTGATCATAATAGTGGACTTCAATCTTATGCTCGCCTTTTGAAAGCATCACATCTTTGCTAAATATATGTGAGCCAGACTTCCAATCATCCACTTGTTTCTTCCCATCCACATATACTCTCACGCCATCATTTGCTTTACCGGAAATTCGGTAAGCTCCCCCGCTTGAAACGGAAATCGTTTTCGTCATTTTTGCAGAAAAACGATTTTGCGGGATTCCTTTAACAGGATTTGAAGTTCCCCATGAGTAGTTTATACGGTCTGCTTGCTTCTGTACCGTTGAACCTGTAAAGTTCAACTTTGAATAATACGTCACCGTCCACTTACTTTCGCTTGCCTCCGCTTTTGAAATCGCATATTCACTGCTAGTAAATAGACACATAAACAAAGCAAGCACACTAGCAACTAACCATTTTGCCCTAATCACACCTTCACCTCTAATTCTTTTTATTTTACCCTTTCTATAATTATCGGAGAATAAGAGGACTTTGTGAACAAGTTTTGTAGATTTTTGGATAATTTGTATTAATCATAGGATTCCACTATACATCATGCTAAAATTAACTATTATCAAACTAGTTATTATACAAATATATATAAATGACTAGTACGAGGAGATTTATCATGAGAACTTTACTTTCCTTTTTACTTATTTTCACTCTTTATTTAATCAATGGATCGTTAGCAGCAGCGACCGATCCTTCAGCTAATCAATTAATTATTAAATTTAACGATTCAACAAGTTCTACTCAAAAGCAAACGATTTTTCAAACCGTTCACGCCAATGAGCTTTCAACGATTGAAAATGGGAACTTTTCACTTATATCACTCCCGGAAGGAAGCGATTTAAATACGGTCGCTGCTACGCTTTCAGCATTCCAACAAGTAGAATTAGTCGATCGAAACTATGAAGTGACGCCGAATCATACGCCATCTGATCCTTACTATTCAAAGCAATGGCATCTAAAAAAAATCAATATGCCAAAAGCGTGGAATGTCACATTTGGAAGTCCCGATATTAAAGTAGCCGTGATTGATGCCGGGGTTCAAACGAGTCATCCAGACTTAAAAGCACATATCATTGCACCTTACAATGCGCTTACCGGCGGAAAGTCGATACCAGCTAGCGCTCATGGAACCCATGTTGCTGGAATTATCGCTGCCTCAATGAATAAAACAGGTATTACCGGCATTGCACCGAAAGTAAAGATTATTCCTATTAATGTATTCGAAGGTGAAGAAGCCGATATTTATACAGTCGTTGATGGCATCGATTATGCGGTTCAAGCAGGCGCTGATATTATCAATTTAAGCTTAACAACAGAAGATTACACCGATGTACTGGACTATGCTGTTCAAGAAGCCTATAAAAAAGGCGTAATCGTTGTCGCCGCTGCCGGAAACGATAACACAAGTCGCCTTCAGTATCCTGCATCACATAAGCACGTCATTGCAGTGAGTGCGACGACACAAAAGGATACGCGAGCTGCATTTTCTAATTTCGGTTCCTATATTGACCTAGCCGCTCCTGGTGTCGACATCTACTCGACGGTTCCAAAGGGCCGCTACGCGAAAGACAGCGGAACATCCATGGCTGCACCAACCGTCAGCGGAGCTTGTGCTTTAATCTTATCGAAGAATCCGTTCCTTACCCCAACAGAAGTCGAGAATATTTTAAAAAAATCAAGCGTTGATTTAGGAGCTAAAGGACGGGACAAATATTACGGCTACGGAAGAATCAATGCCTATGCAGCCTTAAAACAAACACCTGCACTACCGATGTCAAAGCTTAAACTATCTAGTCGTACGATTGCTTTCAATGGAACAAATAATCTACCTATATCCTTTAGCGCTAAAAAAGGAACAAAAATCTCTTTATATATTAAAAATTCAAAGGGTCAGGTTATTCGAAGACTAGCTACAAATAAAGCCTGGACAGGCGGCACGTACACAAGGAGATGGGATGGAAAAACAGATAGCGGCTCCTTTGCACCATCTGGTCAAATAAAAGTCACAGCTAAAATGAGCAACGGAAAACATTCCGTTTACAGAGTCGCTTATGTCACCGTTCGAAATACGTAAACAAGTAATCACAAATTTATCTAAAATGAGACAAATTCAAACAATATACAAGTACAAAATGGCATATATACCGTAAACACGACAGTAACCGACTCAAATAAACAAAAAAGTAACCATGACCATTAAACTAATTACCAACCAAAAAAATACTTTACTCTAAAAACTTTCCATATTCATGGGAAGTTTTTTTTAGAAATTTGTAATATTTTTTTCAATAAAATCAGTTATATATACCTATTAAACCACTTTGTAATATAACTGTAATATAATTCCCACTCTTTTGTTTGATAGAATAGGAACAAAGATATATGAGAGATTCATGGGAGGTAAACGTTCGTGAAAAAAAGTATTGTCGCTTTTTCAGCAGCAGCTCTGCTATCAGGTCTATTTGTTTCATCTGCTTCAGCCAGTACTTATACTGTCAAAAAAGGCGACACACTTACAAAAATCGCCAAAAAGTATAATTTGACTGTTAACAAGTTAAAAGAATTAAATAACTTAAAGTCTAATACAATCTATGCGAACCAAAAATTAGTGACATCTGCTTCTAAAGCAAAAAAAGAAACGACAGCAGCAAAAGCAACTGTTTCTATCAAAAATGAAAAAACGACTACTTACAAAGTAGTAGCTGGCGATACATTAACCAAGATTGCAAACAAACATAATTTAACATTAGGTGAGTTGAAACAACTAAATAAATTGTCTTCTAATGTCATTAAAGTCGGGGACACATTAATTGTATCCAGCTCATCAACGGAAACCATTATCGACTTACCAGAAGAAACAAAGCCATCAGCTAATACATATGAGAAAGAAAATGGTCCAAACATCGACAAAGTCATCGCAGAAGCCAAAAAGGTAATCGGTACACCTTATTCATGGGCTGGTTCAACTCCTGCAGGCTTTGATTGCAGCGGTTTTGTTTATTATGCATTTAAACAAGCCGGATATAGCATTTCTAGACATTCTTCTTCTACTTATTACGCTCTTGGCAAAAAAGTATCCTCACCACAGCGAGGCGACTTAGTCTTTTTCGCTACAGGCTCAAACAGATCGGTCGTTAACCACCTTGGCATTTATTTAGGCGATAATCAATTTATTCATGCAAGCTCAAGCAAAGGTGTCATGATTAGCTCTGTCAACAGCTCTTACTATAAAAGTAGATTAATAGGCTATAAAAAATTAGACTTTTAAACCACCGAGCTTATTACCAAGCTCGTTTTTTTTATGAAATAACTCAATATTCTATTCAAAAGGTGACTCGTATGAACAAATTAAAGCTACTCCTATCCGTATTGATTTGTTTCGGAATATCTTTTCTGTTCTCAGAAATTGCTTCCGCACAATCGTACATTGTCAATCCAAATCAAACGTATACGTATTCTAAAATGGTCAAAGATATAAAAAAATTAGAACAAGCCTATCCCGATTTAGTAGAGGCCAAAGTGATTGGGACCTCTGAATATGGACGGAATATTTATGCTGTCGCTCTTGGAAAAGGAGATGCGACTGTCTTCATCAACGGCTCCCATCACGCTCGTGAATGGATTACAACAACTGTTAATATGAACATGATTGATAAATATGCCTATGCTTATGAAGAAGGAAGCAAAATAAATGGGTATGATGCCAAGAAAATTTTAAACAGTACAACGATCTGGTTTATCCCAATGGTTAATCCAGATGGCGTAACGTTGCAACAAACAGGGCTTACATACTTCCCTAAGCAAGATCATGCTAAGTTGATTAAAATGAATGACGGAAGCAAAAACTTTCAGCGTTGGAAAGCAAACGGAAAAGGCATTGACTTAAACCGACAATATGATGCTCGCTGGAAATATATCAGCGGCGGCTCTGTACCAAAATTCAAAAATTACAAAGGCAAAAGCCCCGAATCAGCAAAAGAAACAAAGGTTGTCCTCGATTTCGTTAAAGATACGGACCCGGAAATGGCCATTTCCTATCATTCAAGCGGGCAAATCCTTTTCTGGAAATACGGTCAAACAGGCAGCCGTTATACAAGAGATCGTACACATGCT from Peribacillus asahii carries:
- a CDS encoding C40 family peptidase yields the protein MKKSIVAFSAAALLSGLFVSSASASTYTVKKGDTLTKIAKKYNLTVNKLKELNNLKSNTIYANQKLVTSASKAKKETTAAKATVSIKNEKTTTYKVVAGDTLTKIANKHNLTLGELKQLNKLSSNVIKVGDTLIVSSSSTETIIDLPEETKPSANTYEKENGPNIDKVIAEAKKVIGTPYSWAGSTPAGFDCSGFVYYAFKQAGYSISRHSSSTYYALGKKVSSPQRGDLVFFATGSNRSVVNHLGIYLGDNQFIHASSSKGVMISSVNSSYYKSRLIGYKKLDF
- a CDS encoding CDP-glycerol glycerophosphotransferase family protein, translating into MTRELFIEGYLLFIKVLFSICKLFPVRNKIAFVSSFGDNCQFLLDEINQQSIPIQKVLLTKSGSNLDAKGDGHTIVLPFETKNIFHMLRAFYHLATSKWVVIDNYFGFLAAVTFKQEVTCVQVWHAAGAVKQFGLRDPSVQYRSARAQKRFLEVYRRFHYVTTGSEIMADIYKESFQVEDRQILRTGVPRTDFFFDEQAKERSRRAFYQAFPELKTKRIILYAPTFRDEELHADTIALDLDLLYKELHEKDYVVLLKLHPAVTMNQNMTQQFPGFVYQIKRGLQINELLVITDLLITDYSSIPFEFSFFQKPMLFFAYDLEQYAERRGFWEDYTESMPGPIVYNTEEIVEKIHSHDFMLEKVAPFNEKWNTYSNGQSSKQLIDLLLSAEMKKNARA
- a CDS encoding S8 family serine peptidase is translated as MRTLLSFLLIFTLYLINGSLAAATDPSANQLIIKFNDSTSSTQKQTIFQTVHANELSTIENGNFSLISLPEGSDLNTVAATLSAFQQVELVDRNYEVTPNHTPSDPYYSKQWHLKKINMPKAWNVTFGSPDIKVAVIDAGVQTSHPDLKAHIIAPYNALTGGKSIPASAHGTHVAGIIAASMNKTGITGIAPKVKIIPINVFEGEEADIYTVVDGIDYAVQAGADIINLSLTTEDYTDVLDYAVQEAYKKGVIVVAAAGNDNTSRLQYPASHKHVIAVSATTQKDTRAAFSNFGSYIDLAAPGVDIYSTVPKGRYAKDSGTSMAAPTVSGACALILSKNPFLTPTEVENILKKSSVDLGAKGRDKYYGYGRINAYAALKQTPALPMSKLKLSSRTIAFNGTNNLPISFSAKKGTKISLYIKNSKGQVIRRLATNKAWTGGTYTRRWDGKTDSGSFAPSGQIKVTAKMSNGKHSVYRVAYVTVRNT
- a CDS encoding PA14 domain-containing protein, yielding MIRAKWLVASVLALFMCLFTSSEYAISKAEASESKWTVTYYSKLNFTGSTVQKQADRINYSWGTSNPVKGIPQNRFSAKMTKTISVSSGGAYRISGKANDGVRVYVDGKKQVDDWKSGSHIFSKDVMLSKGEHKIEVHYYDQTGTAYITVDVNKVAVKLSTEQWTGLLFPSKNFTGTPVSTSVKSLNASWGSKAPHTKIPAGTYSAVYQKKVVVAKDTKYILMGKANDGIRIYVDGKKQVDGWKPGTRNFEKNLTLKKGTHTIKVQYYNESGSARLQVDLKEASTVTPLGKWDVTFYDQKELKGSRVKQTASKLNYKWGTTSPASGIPSNGFSAKFVKRTNLSGGTYIISGGANDGIRVYVNGKKQIDYWKNGTYTFNQEIKLDPGIAIIEVRYYDHTGDARIQVNVTKKSKKKSVAYSSHNITLDTALTKQMTTSPQTDKKYGAYVPKSSVKLASTGTSGKTVDKVEIITTSSRLLGNLKANTNVTIQGEKSFNDTDYYKILTSWVNASKTDTKYYLNPDSFTNQNEKEYYQYVKLSAFSALNEDELNNKILYNKGILKNRANAYLKAGFKYDVNEIYLISHSSLETGNGTSRLATGVKVQTKKDSKGKIVYNENGEKEIVVLDNDAKSYEAKVYNMYGIGAYDNCALECGARRAFNEGWTTADKAIIEGAKFAAENYIYAGQDTLYEMRWNPEALVTKGVPYHQYATDIGWAVKQTRSFEQLYSLLDSYTAEYDVPRYN